The following coding sequences lie in one Streptomyces sp. NBC_00510 genomic window:
- a CDS encoding SDR family NAD(P)-dependent oxidoreductase, with translation MTATENEQSTATAWEGVPGIDPARLELCLSVLRELDELPIDHPDAVTVRMATAGIYRMVKQRRRQDRRAAKTAHDKMVTESTATGSAERIDDETQGLLPSSSTTGAIAGILRRPRSCYVCKGRYVEVDAFYHQLCRECAASNRARRDARTDLTGRRALLTGGRAKIGMYIALRLLRDGAHTTVTTRFPADAIRRFKAMPDSEEWIHRLKIVGIDLRDPAQVVALADSVAAEGPLDILINNAAQTVRRSPAAYAELVAAESAPLPAGALPVSEVFGAFGSGAQPALPAPRAELSARAQEVTDLALVSGSASLARIEAGTAIDAGGLVPDLDAANSWSRAVGEVDPVEMLEVQLCNETAPFILVSRLRPAMAAAAARRKYVVNVSAMEGKFTRGYKGAGHPHTNMAKAALNMLTRTSAREMLETDGILMTSVDTGWITDERPHPDKMRLADEGFHAPLDLIDGAARVYDPIVRGEQGEDLHGVFLKDYAPTEW, from the coding sequence ATGACGGCGACCGAGAACGAGCAGAGCACGGCAACGGCCTGGGAGGGCGTCCCCGGCATCGACCCGGCGCGCCTGGAGCTGTGCCTCAGCGTGCTCAGGGAGCTCGACGAGCTGCCGATCGACCACCCCGACGCGGTCACCGTGCGCATGGCCACGGCCGGCATCTACCGGATGGTGAAGCAGCGCCGTCGGCAGGACCGGCGGGCCGCCAAGACCGCACACGACAAGATGGTCACCGAGTCCACCGCGACCGGCTCCGCCGAGCGGATCGACGACGAGACCCAGGGACTGCTGCCCTCCTCGTCGACGACCGGTGCGATCGCGGGCATCCTGCGGCGGCCGCGCTCCTGCTACGTGTGCAAGGGGCGCTACGTCGAGGTCGACGCCTTCTACCACCAGCTGTGCCGGGAGTGCGCGGCCTCCAACCGTGCCCGGCGCGACGCGCGCACCGACCTGACCGGCCGCCGCGCGCTGCTCACCGGCGGCCGGGCCAAGATCGGCATGTACATCGCGCTGCGGCTGCTGCGCGACGGCGCCCACACCACCGTCACCACGCGCTTCCCCGCGGACGCCATCCGGCGCTTCAAGGCGATGCCGGACAGCGAGGAGTGGATCCACCGCCTCAAGATCGTGGGGATCGACCTCCGCGACCCGGCCCAGGTCGTCGCGCTCGCCGACTCGGTGGCCGCCGAGGGCCCCCTGGACATCCTGATCAACAACGCGGCGCAGACCGTGCGCCGCTCCCCCGCCGCCTACGCGGAACTGGTGGCCGCCGAGTCCGCCCCGCTCCCGGCCGGGGCGCTGCCCGTCTCGGAGGTCTTCGGGGCCTTCGGCAGCGGTGCCCAGCCCGCGCTGCCCGCCCCGCGCGCGGAGCTGTCGGCCCGGGCCCAGGAGGTCACGGACCTGGCGCTGGTGAGCGGTTCGGCCTCGCTCGCCCGGATCGAGGCCGGCACGGCGATCGACGCCGGCGGGCTGGTCCCCGACCTCGACGCGGCGAACAGCTGGAGCCGGGCCGTGGGCGAGGTCGACCCGGTCGAGATGCTCGAAGTGCAGCTGTGCAACGAGACCGCGCCGTTCATCCTGGTCAGCAGGTTGCGCCCGGCGATGGCGGCCGCCGCCGCCCGCCGCAAGTACGTCGTGAACGTCTCCGCGATGGAGGGCAAGTTCACCCGCGGCTACAAGGGCGCGGGCCATCCGCACACCAACATGGCGAAGGCCGCGCTCAACATGCTGACCCGTACCAGCGCGCGGGAGATGCTGGAGACCGACGGCATCCTGATGACCAGCGTCGACACCGGCTGGATCACCGACGAGCGGCCCCACCCGGACAAGATGCGCCTCGCCGACGAGGGATTCCACGCCCCGCTGGACCTCATCGACGGCGCGGCCCGGGTGTACGACCCGATCGTCCGCGGCGAGCAGGGCGAGGACCTGCACGGGGTGTTCCTCAAGGACTACGCGCCCACCGAGTGGTGA
- a CDS encoding DUF72 domain-containing protein, with amino-acid sequence MSVLVGTSGWQYRDWRGVLYPPQVPQRLWLEEYARRFGTVESNNAFYRLPSRELFASWREHTPEGFVMAVKASRYLTHMKRLRDPEEPVRRLLTHAEGLGDRLGPVLLQLPPNLRADARVLEACLYCFPEGVRVAVEPRHASWWTPEIRALLKRRGAALCWADRRARPATPLWRTADWGYVRFHEGIARPWPRYGSRALTTWAHRIADTWPEGSDVFVYFNNDPGGAAVLDADAFREAVRQVRPS; translated from the coding sequence ATGTCCGTGCTCGTGGGAACCTCGGGATGGCAGTACCGGGACTGGCGCGGCGTGCTGTACCCGCCCCAGGTGCCGCAGCGGCTGTGGCTGGAGGAGTACGCACGCCGTTTCGGCACGGTCGAGAGCAACAACGCGTTCTACCGCCTGCCGTCCCGGGAGCTCTTCGCGAGCTGGCGCGAGCACACGCCCGAGGGCTTCGTGATGGCGGTCAAGGCCAGCCGCTACCTGACCCACATGAAGCGGCTGCGCGACCCGGAGGAGCCGGTGCGGCGGCTGCTGACGCACGCCGAGGGGCTCGGCGACCGGCTGGGGCCGGTGCTGCTGCAGCTGCCACCGAACCTGAGGGCCGACGCCCGGGTCCTGGAGGCGTGCCTGTACTGCTTCCCGGAGGGCGTGCGGGTGGCCGTCGAGCCGCGGCACGCCTCCTGGTGGACCCCCGAGATCCGGGCCCTGCTGAAGCGCCGCGGCGCCGCGCTGTGCTGGGCCGACCGGCGGGCGCGCCCTGCGACGCCGTTGTGGCGTACCGCGGACTGGGGGTACGTGCGCTTCCATGAGGGCATCGCCCGGCCGTGGCCCCGCTACGGCTCCCGGGCGCTGACCACCTGGGCACACCGCATCGCGGACACCTGGCCGGAGGGCTCCGACGTGTTTGTGTACTTCAACAACGACCCCGGCGGGGCGGCCGTCCTGGACGCCGACGCCTTCCGCGAGGCGGTCCGCCAGGTGCGGCCGTCGTGA
- a CDS encoding cyclic nucleotide-binding domain-containing protein, producing the protein MSSTVTMLDSLPPAHRRAFLEHAKKVSFPQSWRICDEGRFADRFWVVESGAVSIDMDVPGRGAVSVETLGPGELVGWSWLFPPYRWQVGAHALGSVGAYEFGAAEIRDLCRDNPVLGQAIVLAAAQTIAQRLGSARARMLDMYGPRLQEHS; encoded by the coding sequence ATGAGCAGCACGGTGACCATGCTGGACTCACTCCCGCCGGCCCACCGCCGAGCCTTCCTGGAGCACGCCAAAAAGGTCAGCTTCCCGCAGAGCTGGCGCATCTGCGACGAGGGCAGATTCGCCGACCGGTTCTGGGTGGTCGAGTCGGGTGCCGTCTCCATCGACATGGACGTGCCCGGCCGTGGTGCCGTGTCCGTCGAGACCCTGGGTCCCGGCGAACTCGTCGGCTGGTCCTGGCTGTTCCCTCCCTACCGCTGGCAGGTCGGCGCCCACGCGCTGGGCTCGGTGGGCGCGTACGAGTTCGGCGCGGCCGAGATCCGCGACCTGTGCCGGGACAACCCGGTGCTGGGCCAGGCCATCGTGCTGGCCGCCGCCCAGACCATCGCCCAGCGGCTGGGTTCGGCCCGGGCCAGGATGCTCGACATGTACGGCCCGCGCCTGCAGGAGCACTCCTGA
- a CDS encoding streptophobe family protein, with translation MTRHPPSAPHPAPGPTHGWLHALAAVVAGYAVMVVVAALGLWLAGASELPQGAFLPVIAATVVMAVGGRVGLEGGAGTIARSDAAVTVFPLSVALAGALVTAYVVVRPLRRHAVVSGDRLLWLFVRTGVLWALVTLLIALGARHTFTISTGEEFLNDLGDLFGITPTVGFRADVPVTVVAGLLWLAVVLFLAFAVSRRAPLPSRLVPVHTVVRPAARAMVGVLLAYVVAGAVIAVVTASTRAEPADSFAVVFLGLPNVAWLALGLGMGASWHGSVQGALGVPMPEALAAVLRSGDGEATLDLASLSEHDGRAWWLVVAAAVAMLGAGWATAWRARPGTGHVRNAVHLGVASAAAMLLIGVLTRIDAHYGLSLFGIGDPSDTGGLGGSIVLLPNLLPAIGIAALWGVAAGLLGSMAVHLLARGRTARPGAPVG, from the coding sequence GTGACCCGGCATCCGCCCTCCGCCCCGCACCCGGCCCCGGGGCCCACCCACGGCTGGCTGCACGCACTCGCCGCGGTCGTGGCCGGGTACGCCGTCATGGTGGTCGTGGCGGCCCTGGGCCTGTGGCTCGCGGGGGCCTCCGAGCTGCCGCAGGGCGCCTTCCTGCCCGTCATCGCGGCCACCGTGGTCATGGCCGTCGGGGGCCGCGTCGGCCTGGAGGGCGGCGCGGGCACCATCGCCCGGTCGGACGCGGCGGTGACCGTCTTCCCGCTGTCCGTCGCCCTCGCCGGGGCCCTCGTCACCGCCTACGTGGTCGTACGGCCGCTGCGCCGGCACGCGGTGGTCTCCGGTGACCGGCTGCTGTGGCTCTTCGTCCGGACGGGCGTGCTGTGGGCCCTCGTCACGCTGCTGATCGCCCTCGGCGCACGCCACACCTTCACCATCTCCACGGGCGAGGAGTTCCTCAACGACCTCGGCGACCTGTTCGGCATCACCCCCACCGTCGGTTTCCGGGCCGACGTCCCGGTCACGGTCGTCGCCGGGCTGCTCTGGCTGGCCGTCGTCCTCTTCCTGGCCTTCGCCGTGTCACGGCGGGCGCCCCTGCCCTCCCGGCTGGTGCCCGTGCACACCGTCGTCCGGCCGGCCGCCCGCGCCATGGTGGGCGTCCTGCTCGCCTACGTGGTCGCCGGCGCCGTGATCGCGGTGGTCACCGCCTCCACGCGCGCGGAGCCCGCGGACAGCTTCGCCGTCGTCTTCCTCGGCCTGCCGAACGTGGCATGGCTCGCCCTCGGGCTCGGCATGGGCGCCTCGTGGCACGGCAGCGTGCAGGGGGCGCTGGGTGTGCCGATGCCGGAGGCGCTGGCCGCGGTGCTGCGCAGCGGGGACGGGGAGGCCACCCTCGACCTCGCGTCGCTCTCCGAGCACGACGGCAGGGCGTGGTGGCTGGTGGTCGCCGCCGCCGTCGCCATGCTGGGCGCCGGCTGGGCCACCGCTTGGCGCGCGCGACCCGGCACGGGGCACGTGCGCAACGCCGTCCACCTGGGGGTGGCGTCCGCGGCGGCCATGCTGCTGATCGGCGTGCTCACCCGGATCGACGCGCACTACGGCCTGTCGCTGTTCGGCATCGGCGACCCGTCCGACACCGGCGGCCTCGGCGGTTCGATCGTGCTGCTCCCGAACCTGCTCCCCGCGATCGGCATCGCCGCGCTGTGGGGCGTGGCGGCAGGCCTGCTCGGCAGCATGGCCGTCCACCTGCTGGCCCGCGGCCGCACCGCCCGCCCGGGCGCTCCGGTCGGCTGA
- a CDS encoding AMP-dependent synthetase/ligase — protein sequence MREFSLPALVPATLAGGLADVVFETAAQAPDEVRLGRKEDGRWRDVTTAEFRDEVTALAKGLLAHGVRFGDRVGIMSRTRYEWTLFDFALWTIGAQPVPVYPTSSAEQLRWILHDTGAVGCVLEHEDHAMTLGSVIDRLPAVTRVWQLDSGAVKQLVADGERISEDVVHRHRLAVTPDAVATVIYTSGTTGRPRGCVLTHGNFMCQTDNLIAGWRPVFDSGTSAQPSVLLFLPLAHVFGRMIQVAAVRARVRLGHQPEMTAAELLPDLALFRPTFVLAVPYVFEKVFNAARDKAEEAGHLGVFDKAVDVAVRFAEARERRALGTGPGPSAALRVLHRVYDRMVYAKVREALGGRVRNAVSGGSTMGRLLGLFLEGAGVTVYEGYGLTESTSAATANPPGRVRYGTVGLPVPGTDVRISDEGEILLRGPAVFSGYLGDPGATAQALRDGWLHTGDLGFLDEHGYLTITGRKKEIIVTTSGKNLSPAVLEERVREHPLVEHCLVIGNDRPYVTALVTLDTEATTQWLRLRGKAEAGLQELVRDPELETEVRRAVSAANTRVSKAESIRSFRVLAASFTEERGLVTPSRKLRRRAVEEAYAAEIDAMYRR from the coding sequence GTGCGCGAATTCAGTCTGCCCGCGCTGGTCCCGGCCACCCTCGCCGGTGGCCTGGCCGACGTGGTGTTCGAGACCGCGGCGCAGGCCCCGGACGAGGTGCGGCTGGGCCGCAAGGAGGACGGCCGCTGGCGGGACGTGACCACGGCCGAGTTCCGCGACGAGGTGACGGCCCTGGCCAAGGGGCTGCTCGCGCACGGGGTGCGGTTCGGGGACCGGGTGGGGATCATGTCGCGCACCCGGTACGAGTGGACGCTCTTCGACTTCGCGCTGTGGACCATCGGGGCGCAGCCGGTGCCCGTCTACCCGACCTCCTCCGCCGAGCAGCTGCGCTGGATCCTCCACGACACCGGCGCCGTCGGCTGCGTCCTGGAGCACGAGGACCACGCCATGACGCTGGGCTCGGTGATCGACCGGCTGCCCGCAGTGACCCGCGTCTGGCAGCTGGACTCCGGGGCGGTGAAGCAGCTGGTGGCCGACGGGGAGCGGATCTCCGAGGACGTGGTCCACCGGCACCGGCTCGCCGTCACCCCCGACGCCGTCGCCACCGTGATCTACACCTCGGGCACCACCGGACGACCCCGGGGCTGCGTCCTGACCCACGGCAACTTCATGTGCCAGACCGACAACCTCATCGCCGGCTGGCGGCCGGTCTTCGACAGCGGCACCTCCGCGCAGCCGTCCGTGCTGCTCTTCCTGCCGCTGGCCCACGTCTTCGGCCGCATGATCCAGGTGGCGGCCGTGCGGGCGAGGGTGCGCCTGGGCCACCAGCCCGAGATGACGGCCGCCGAACTCCTGCCCGACCTGGCGCTGTTCCGGCCGACGTTCGTGCTCGCCGTGCCGTACGTCTTCGAGAAGGTCTTCAACGCCGCGCGCGACAAGGCGGAGGAGGCCGGCCACCTCGGTGTGTTCGACAAGGCCGTCGACGTGGCCGTGCGCTTCGCCGAGGCCCGCGAGCGCCGTGCGCTGGGCACTGGCCCGGGACCGAGCGCGGCGCTGCGAGTGCTGCACCGCGTCTACGACCGGATGGTGTACGCCAAGGTCCGCGAGGCGCTGGGCGGCCGGGTCCGCAACGCGGTGAGCGGCGGCTCCACCATGGGGCGGCTGCTCGGGCTGTTCCTGGAGGGCGCGGGGGTCACTGTGTACGAGGGCTACGGACTCACCGAGTCCACCTCGGCCGCCACCGCCAACCCGCCCGGGCGGGTGCGCTACGGCACGGTCGGTCTCCCCGTGCCCGGGACGGACGTGCGGATCTCGGACGAGGGCGAGATCCTGCTGCGCGGCCCGGCCGTCTTCTCCGGTTACCTCGGCGACCCCGGGGCCACGGCGCAGGCCCTGCGCGACGGCTGGCTGCACACCGGCGACCTCGGCTTCCTCGACGAGCACGGCTACCTGACGATCACCGGCCGCAAGAAGGAGATCATCGTCACGACCAGCGGCAAGAACCTCTCCCCGGCCGTCCTGGAGGAACGCGTCCGCGAGCATCCGCTGGTCGAGCACTGCCTGGTCATCGGCAACGACCGGCCCTACGTGACGGCCCTGGTGACCCTGGACACCGAGGCGACGACCCAGTGGCTGCGGCTGCGCGGCAAGGCCGAGGCCGGGCTGCAGGAGCTGGTGCGCGACCCGGAGCTGGAGACCGAGGTGCGGCGGGCGGTGTCGGCGGCCAACACGCGGGTGTCGAAGGCGGAGTCGATCCGTTCGTTCCGCGTGCTGGCCGCCTCGTTCACCGAGGAGCGGGGGCTGGTCACCCCCTCCCGCAAGCTCAGGCGCCGGGCGGTCGAGGAGGCCTACGCCGCCGAGATCGACGCGATGTACCGGCGCTGA
- a CDS encoding FHA domain-containing protein: MAERGFAPTAPKLVLETDGDTRILVPGREYHVGRDPDGDVVLDDPRVSWHHAVIRPAGDSWMLHDLGSTNGTFVNGRQVRQWGVGPGSVIRFGHAEQGPCARLSSAEAPTGVYRAPPMASPAATGTFRRPTSVRSLPDRTIHIGRASDNDLVVSDLLVSRHHAELRSLQDGGYEIVDLHSHNGTYLDGQRVERAVVHQGDIIDVGHAVFRLVGDKLQQFTDTGEVSLNVRDLSVRVDDGGKVLLDDISFPVGEKCLLAVVGPSGSGKSTLLNALTGLRPANHGTVLYDGRDLYREYADLRQRIGLVPQDDILHQQLPVGRALSYAAELRFPGDTAKEERQARVDEVIAELGLEARVKQPVHTLSGGQRKRVSVALELLTKPSLLFLDEPTSGLDPGMDRSVMTMLRELADDGRTVIVVTHSVLSLEVCDRLLVMAPGGRMAYYGPPSKTLPFFGFRQWPEAFEAFENEENRDWAGQYEASPLYDEYVAAALEPAGPQPPAELEPLEPPKPQGWGDQLWTLVRRYTASLAADRTFLAIMVALPFVMGGMARALAGGALGRNNALNVLLILCVGSVLTGAANAVRELVKERVIYQRERAVGLSRSAYLASKVVVLGVITVAQAVVLTMVALVGVRLRPQGGSGVLLPPLLEITLAVALLAFTSMMLGLLISALVRKEEVTMPLLVLIAIVQVVFCGALLPLHGVPGLEQLSWLVPSRWALGAMAATLDLHAFTPSNVTSDPLFRPVPAMWLLDMGMLVVLSVAFGLVVVRLLRQHEPAVMRR, from the coding sequence GTGGCCGAGCGAGGTTTCGCGCCCACCGCGCCCAAGCTCGTGCTCGAGACCGACGGGGACACCCGGATCCTGGTCCCGGGTCGGGAGTACCACGTCGGTCGCGACCCCGACGGTGACGTCGTCCTCGACGACCCCCGGGTGTCGTGGCACCACGCGGTGATCCGGCCCGCGGGCGACAGCTGGATGCTGCACGACTTGGGCAGCACCAACGGCACCTTCGTCAACGGCCGGCAGGTCCGGCAGTGGGGCGTCGGCCCGGGCAGCGTCATCCGCTTCGGGCACGCCGAACAGGGGCCGTGCGCCCGGCTGAGCAGCGCCGAGGCCCCCACCGGGGTCTACCGGGCGCCGCCGATGGCCTCCCCCGCGGCGACCGGCACCTTCCGCCGCCCGACGTCGGTGCGGTCGCTGCCGGACCGCACGATCCACATCGGGCGCGCCTCCGACAACGACCTGGTCGTCTCGGACCTGCTGGTCTCACGGCACCACGCCGAACTGCGGTCGCTGCAGGACGGCGGCTACGAGATCGTCGACCTGCACAGCCACAACGGCACCTATCTGGACGGCCAGCGCGTCGAACGGGCGGTCGTGCACCAGGGCGACATCATCGACGTCGGCCACGCGGTGTTCCGGCTGGTCGGCGACAAGCTGCAGCAGTTCACCGACACCGGCGAGGTCTCGCTCAACGTCCGCGACCTGTCGGTGCGGGTGGACGACGGCGGCAAGGTGCTGCTGGACGACATCAGCTTCCCCGTCGGCGAGAAGTGCCTGCTGGCGGTGGTCGGGCCGAGCGGCTCCGGCAAGTCGACGCTGCTGAACGCGCTGACCGGCCTGCGCCCCGCGAACCACGGCACGGTACTCTACGACGGGCGCGACCTGTACCGCGAGTACGCGGACCTGCGCCAGCGCATCGGCCTCGTCCCGCAGGACGACATCCTGCACCAGCAGCTCCCCGTCGGGCGCGCCCTGTCGTACGCCGCCGAACTCCGCTTCCCCGGCGACACCGCCAAGGAGGAGCGGCAGGCCCGGGTGGACGAGGTGATCGCCGAACTCGGCCTGGAGGCCCGGGTGAAGCAGCCGGTCCACACCCTCTCCGGCGGCCAGCGCAAGCGCGTGAGCGTCGCCCTGGAACTGCTGACCAAACCCTCGCTGCTCTTCCTGGACGAACCGACCTCGGGCCTGGACCCGGGGATGGACCGTTCGGTGATGACGATGCTGCGCGAGCTCGCCGACGACGGCCGCACGGTCATCGTGGTGACGCACAGCGTGCTCAGCCTGGAGGTCTGCGACCGGTTGCTCGTGATGGCCCCCGGCGGGCGCATGGCCTACTACGGGCCGCCCTCGAAGACCCTCCCGTTCTTCGGCTTCCGGCAGTGGCCGGAAGCCTTCGAGGCGTTCGAGAACGAGGAGAACCGCGACTGGGCGGGCCAGTACGAGGCCTCCCCGCTCTACGACGAGTACGTCGCCGCGGCGCTGGAGCCCGCGGGACCGCAGCCCCCGGCGGAGCTCGAACCCCTCGAGCCGCCCAAGCCGCAGGGCTGGGGCGACCAGTTGTGGACGCTGGTGCGCCGCTACACGGCGTCGCTGGCCGCCGACCGCACCTTCCTGGCGATCATGGTGGCACTGCCCTTCGTGATGGGCGGGATGGCGCGCGCCCTGGCCGGCGGTGCGCTGGGCCGGAACAACGCGCTCAACGTGCTGCTGATCCTGTGCGTCGGCTCGGTGCTCACCGGGGCCGCCAACGCGGTCCGCGAACTCGTCAAGGAACGGGTCATCTACCAGCGGGAGCGGGCCGTGGGCCTGTCCCGCTCGGCCTACCTGGCGTCCAAGGTCGTGGTCCTGGGAGTGATCACCGTCGCGCAGGCGGTGGTCCTGACGATGGTCGCCCTCGTCGGCGTGCGTCTGAGACCCCAGGGCGGCAGCGGGGTCCTGTTGCCGCCGCTGCTGGAGATCACGCTGGCGGTGGCGCTGCTGGCGTTCACCTCGATGATGCTCGGGCTGCTGATCTCGGCCCTGGTGCGCAAGGAGGAGGTGACCATGCCGCTGCTGGTGCTGATCGCCATCGTGCAGGTCGTCTTCTGCGGCGCCCTGCTGCCCCTGCACGGGGTGCCGGGTCTGGAGCAGTTGTCCTGGCTGGTGCCCTCGCGCTGGGCGCTGGGAGCGATGGCCGCGACGCTGGACCTGCACGCCTTCACACCCAGCAACGTGACGTCGGACCCGCTCTTCCGGCCCGTTCCCGCGATGTGGCTGCTGGACATGGGCATGCTCGTGGTGCTGTCGGTGGCCTTCGGCCTCGTCGTGGTCAGGCTGCTGCGGCAGCACGAGCCGGCCGTCATGCGGAGGTAG
- a CDS encoding phosphoribosyltransferase — protein sequence MHFTDRADAGRQLAERLRHLEFDNPIVLGLPRGGVVVAYEVARALHAPLDVIVVRKLGVPYHRELGFGAIGEGGAKVLSDDIVRMSHVSRADIDTVEHREEAELARQAHRFREGRPRTPLAGRTVLLVDDGVATGATALAACEVARAHGAARVVLAVPVASPQSLPALRHAADDVVCLSAPSAFFAVGEWYHDFSQTADDEVSGLLKQAAARGPRTTEVDLAVGGEAGVRLAGTLTMPADARALVVFAHGTGSSRHSPRNRAVAAALNQAGLGTLLFDLLTSAEEADRANVFDVELLAGRLVEVTGWARGENLPLAYFGASTGAAAALWAAADPRAAPYVSSVVSRGGRPDLAMPRLGEVRAPTLLIVGGRDTTVLELNQRAQEALDCPSLLHVVPGATHLFEEPGALDEVAHLARDWLAGHLPATAGE from the coding sequence ATGCACTTCACAGACCGCGCGGATGCCGGACGGCAGCTCGCCGAGCGGCTGCGGCATCTGGAATTCGACAACCCCATCGTGCTCGGCCTGCCGCGTGGCGGCGTGGTCGTCGCCTACGAGGTGGCCCGCGCCCTGCACGCACCCCTGGACGTGATCGTCGTCCGCAAGCTCGGCGTCCCGTACCACCGGGAGCTGGGCTTCGGCGCCATCGGCGAGGGCGGCGCCAAGGTGCTCAGCGACGACATCGTCCGCATGAGCCACGTCTCCCGCGCCGATATCGACACCGTCGAGCACCGCGAGGAGGCCGAGCTGGCCCGGCAGGCGCACCGCTTCCGAGAGGGTCGCCCGCGCACCCCGCTGGCCGGACGCACGGTGCTCCTCGTCGACGACGGCGTCGCCACCGGCGCCACCGCCCTCGCCGCCTGCGAGGTGGCCCGCGCCCATGGCGCCGCCCGGGTCGTGCTCGCCGTGCCCGTGGCATCGCCCCAGTCGCTGCCCGCCCTGCGGCACGCCGCCGACGACGTGGTGTGCCTGTCGGCACCGAGCGCCTTCTTCGCGGTGGGGGAGTGGTACCACGACTTCTCCCAGACCGCCGACGACGAGGTGTCCGGGCTGCTCAAGCAGGCCGCCGCCCGGGGACCGCGGACCACCGAGGTGGACCTGGCCGTGGGTGGCGAGGCCGGGGTGCGGCTCGCCGGGACGCTGACCATGCCCGCCGACGCGCGGGCCCTGGTGGTCTTCGCCCACGGCACCGGCAGCAGCCGGCACAGCCCGCGCAACCGGGCGGTGGCCGCCGCCCTCAACCAGGCCGGCCTCGGCACCCTGCTGTTCGACCTCCTCACCTCCGCCGAGGAGGCGGACCGGGCCAACGTCTTCGACGTCGAGCTGCTCGCCGGCCGCCTGGTCGAGGTCACCGGGTGGGCCCGCGGGGAGAACCTGCCGCTCGCCTACTTCGGTGCCAGTACCGGCGCGGCCGCCGCGCTGTGGGCCGCGGCCGACCCCCGGGCCGCCCCGTACGTCTCCTCGGTGGTGTCCCGGGGCGGCCGTCCCGATCTGGCCATGCCCCGGCTCGGCGAGGTCAGGGCGCCCACCCTGCTCATCGTCGGCGGCCGGGACACCACGGTCCTGGAGCTGAACCAGCGCGCCCAGGAGGCGCTCGACTGCCCCAGCCTGCTGCACGTCGTGCCCGGCGCGACCCACCTTTTCGAGGAGCCGGGAGCGCTCGACGAGGTGGCGCACCTGGCGCGCGACTGGTTGGCCGGTCACCTCCCTGCGACGGCCGGTGAGTGA
- a CDS encoding acylphosphatase — protein sequence MTRRRVVVTGDVQGVYFRDTCRMTADESGVAGWVRNRPDGTVEAVFEGPPEAVERMVAWSHEGSQLSIVDRVEVVEEEPEGLTGFEIRPTPWRD from the coding sequence GTGACGCGGCGGCGGGTCGTCGTGACGGGCGACGTCCAGGGGGTGTACTTCCGGGACACCTGCCGTATGACGGCGGACGAGAGCGGAGTCGCCGGCTGGGTCCGCAACCGGCCGGACGGCACGGTCGAGGCGGTCTTCGAGGGGCCGCCGGAGGCGGTGGAACGGATGGTGGCCTGGTCGCACGAGGGCTCGCAGCTGTCCATCGTGGACCGTGTGGAGGTCGTCGAGGAGGAGCCGGAGGGGCTCACCGGCTTCGAGATCCGTCCCACCCCGTGGCGCGACTGA